In Geminocystis sp. NIES-3708, a single window of DNA contains:
- a CDS encoding GTP-binding protein, with protein MKEWQWQEEDWENTILDFAHLQGEINYKQAQESLQNLLLNIDLKEEEKQGLETDIEHLSQMLQKLEDSVIQIAAFGMVGRGKSSVLNALVGQEIFITGPLHGVTREQEQTNWHLTKENIGESQQKVQRLIKAIENVQIQLIDTPGIDEIDGETREILAHQIATQVDLILFVIAGDITRVEYNALCQLREVGKPMLLVFNKIDQYPDADRTEIYSTIRDVRVRELLSPDEIVMVAASPLIITSVKDKQGKISISRQRGKPQIQDLQVKILQILHQEGKSLVALNAMLFTGEINEKLVQQKFICRETQAEKIIQKTVMTKATAIAFNPVTALDLFTGAIIDVAMILTLSHLYGISMTQQSAVKLLQKIAMSLGGITASDILVTFGLSSLKGLFGLATPVSGGLSIAPYLSVAITQGAIAGVSTYAIGQVTKVYLANGASWGENGPSAVVENIINSLDETSILNRIKWELKAKLKNPNILP; from the coding sequence ATGAAAGAATGGCAATGGCAAGAAGAAGATTGGGAAAATACTATCCTCGATTTTGCTCATTTGCAAGGAGAAATTAATTATAAACAAGCACAAGAATCTTTACAAAATTTATTACTTAATATTGATCTAAAAGAAGAAGAAAAACAAGGCTTAGAAACCGATATTGAACATTTAAGCCAAATGTTACAAAAATTAGAAGATTCTGTTATTCAAATTGCTGCTTTTGGTATGGTTGGCAGAGGAAAATCTAGTGTTTTAAATGCCTTAGTCGGGCAAGAAATTTTTATTACTGGTCCTTTACATGGCGTAACTCGTGAGCAAGAGCAAACTAATTGGCACTTAACCAAGGAAAACATCGGCGAAAGTCAGCAAAAAGTGCAACGTTTAATTAAAGCCATCGAAAATGTGCAAATACAATTAATTGATACCCCCGGCATTGATGAAATAGACGGCGAAACGAGGGAAATTCTAGCTCATCAAATTGCCACCCAAGTTGACTTAATTTTATTCGTGATTGCAGGAGATATAACGAGGGTTGAATATAACGCTTTATGTCAGTTACGAGAAGTGGGAAAACCCATGTTATTAGTATTTAATAAAATTGATCAGTATCCTGATGCTGATCGCACAGAAATTTATTCTACCATTAGAGATGTTAGGGTGAGGGAATTATTATCTCCTGATGAAATTGTCATGGTTGCCGCTTCTCCTTTAATTATCACGAGCGTTAAAGATAAACAAGGAAAAATCAGCATTTCTCGTCAACGGGGAAAACCACAAATTCAAGATTTACAAGTCAAAATTTTGCAAATTCTTCATCAAGAAGGCAAATCTTTAGTGGCTTTAAATGCCATGTTATTTACCGGGGAAATTAACGAAAAATTAGTACAACAAAAATTTATTTGTCGAGAAACCCAAGCTGAAAAAATAATTCAAAAAACTGTTATGACGAAAGCCACTGCCATTGCTTTTAATCCCGTTACTGCTTTAGATTTATTTACAGGGGCGATTATTGATGTTGCCATGATTTTAACTCTTTCTCATCTTTATGGTATTTCCATGACTCAACAAAGTGCGGTTAAATTATTACAAAAAATTGCCATGAGTTTAGGAGGAATTACTGCTAGTGATATATTAGTAACATTTGGTTTAAGTTCTCTCAAAGGCTTATTCGGGTTAGCTACTCCCGTATCTGGTGGTTTAAGTATCGCTCCTTATCTTTCTGTTGCTATTACTCAAGGGGCAATCGCTGGAGTCTCTACTTACGCTATTGGACAAGTTACAAAAGTTTATCTTGCAAATGGTGCATCTTGGGGGGAAAATGGACCTTCAGCGGTAGTAGAAAATATCATTAATTCCTTAGATGAAACTTCAATTCTAAATCGTATTAAGTGGGAATTAAAAGCGAAATTGAAAAATCCGAATATATTACCTTAA
- the devC gene encoding ABC transporter permease DevC, producing MKIPLAWLQLSREKIRLLIALAGIGFADILMFMQLGFKTALLNSSVRLHEKIEGDVFLISPQSDALIAMKSFSSRRLYEALGVDGVESINPIYIGFSIWKNPENQNTRQIMIVGFNPKQGVFNLSGVTENLDKLKLPDVVLFDNESRPEFGNISQLYEQEKEVKTEIDSRQVKVGGLFTIGATFGADGNLITSDLNFLRLFPNRSKGLIDIGVIKLEKEADSTAVINTLKQKLNGGDVLILSREEFLNYEKNYWESSTAIGFIFTLGAGMGLVVGIVIVYQILYTDVADHLPEYATLKAMGYDNSYLLILVFQEAIILACLGFIPGFGISSFLYYQAAKATGLPIIMTKDLAILVFILTVIMCFLSGAIAVNKLKSADPADIF from the coding sequence ATGAAAATACCCTTAGCTTGGTTGCAATTAAGTAGAGAGAAAATACGTTTATTAATCGCTTTAGCAGGAATTGGATTTGCCGATATTTTAATGTTTATGCAGTTAGGATTTAAAACTGCTTTACTAAATAGTTCTGTGAGATTACACGAAAAAATCGAAGGAGATGTATTTTTAATTAGCCCTCAATCTGATGCTTTAATTGCCATGAAAAGTTTCTCTTCTCGGCGTTTATATGAGGCTTTAGGAGTTGATGGTGTAGAGTCGATTAATCCTATTTATATCGGTTTCAGTATTTGGAAAAATCCTGAAAATCAAAACACTAGACAAATTATGATAGTAGGTTTTAATCCCAAACAAGGAGTTTTTAACTTATCAGGAGTCACTGAAAATTTAGATAAATTAAAATTACCGGATGTGGTTTTATTTGATAATGAATCTCGTCCAGAATTTGGCAATATTTCCCAACTTTATGAACAAGAAAAAGAAGTAAAAACAGAAATTGATAGTCGGCAAGTAAAAGTAGGCGGATTATTCACTATTGGTGCAACTTTTGGTGCTGACGGTAACTTGATTACCAGTGATTTAAACTTTTTAAGATTATTTCCTAATCGTAGTAAAGGCTTAATTGATATTGGAGTTATTAAACTTGAAAAAGAGGCTGATTCTACGGCAGTTATTAACACTTTAAAACAGAAATTAAATGGCGGTGATGTTTTAATTTTGTCCAGAGAAGAATTCTTAAATTATGAAAAAAATTATTGGGAAAGTAGCACTGCTATTGGTTTTATTTTTACTCTTGGTGCAGGTATGGGCTTAGTTGTTGGTATCGTTATTGTTTATCAAATTCTTTATACTGATGTTGCTGATCATTTACCTGAATATGCTACTTTAAAAGCGATGGGTTATGATAATTCTTATCTTTTAATTCTCGTTTTTCAAGAAGCAATTATTTTAGCTTGTTTAGGTTTTATTCCGGGTTTTGGGATTTCTAGTTTTCTTTATTATCAGGCGGCAAAAGCTACTGGTTTACCCATTATTATGACTAAAGATTTAGCCATATTAGTATTTATTTTAACTGTTATTATGTGCTTTTTATCAGGTGCGATCGCTGTCAATAAATTGAAATCTGCTGATCCTGCGGACATTTTTTAA
- a CDS encoding PhzF family phenazine biosynthesis protein: MKFYTLDVFTNQPFSGNQLAVFPHVEELSSQKMAKIAKEFNFSETVFVFPPSNLEANFDVRIFTPAGEIPFAGHPTIGTAFLLAYLGMIHLTGNTTEIILQERIGNVPVTIYCQYNEVVSAELTAPNPPKFFSDIPSKLALAEVLSLSQTDLSDKYTPRAVSCGLPFLIIPVNSLSALNKAQINLISWQKTLSNHIAPHIYPCYQVDEFEWKVRMFAPALNITEDPATGSAATAFAAYLASYQPEINGHWQWLINQGLEINRPSKIIASASKKDNKITEIKVKGESVIITEGILTINNYN; encoded by the coding sequence ATGAAATTTTACACTCTTGATGTTTTTACCAATCAACCCTTTAGTGGTAATCAATTAGCTGTATTTCCCCATGTTGAGGAGTTATCTTCGCAAAAAATGGCAAAAATCGCTAAAGAATTTAATTTTTCGGAAACGGTTTTTGTTTTTCCTCCTAGCAACCTTGAAGCTAACTTTGATGTGAGAATTTTTACCCCCGCTGGTGAGATTCCTTTTGCGGGACATCCGACCATTGGTACTGCTTTTCTGTTAGCATATTTGGGAATGATACACTTAACGGGTAATACCACCGAAATTATTTTACAAGAGAGAATAGGTAACGTTCCTGTAACTATTTACTGTCAGTATAATGAAGTCGTCTCTGCAGAATTAACTGCCCCAAATCCTCCCAAATTTTTTAGTGATATACCTTCAAAATTAGCTTTAGCAGAAGTTTTGTCTTTATCACAAACAGATTTAAGCGATAAATATACTCCTCGAGCCGTTTCTTGCGGTTTACCCTTTTTAATTATTCCTGTTAATAGTCTTTCCGCTTTAAATAAAGCACAAATTAATTTAATTTCATGGCAAAAAACTTTATCTAATCATATCGCTCCCCATATATATCCTTGTTATCAAGTTGATGAATTTGAATGGAAAGTGAGGATGTTTGCTCCAGCTTTAAATATAACAGAAGATCCCGCAACTGGTTCGGCGGCTACGGCTTTTGCCGCTTATTTAGCTAGTTATCAGCCTGAGATTAATGGTCATTGGCAATGGTTAATTAACCAAGGTTTAGAGATTAATCGTCCTAGTAAAATTATAGCTAGTGCTAGTAAAAAAGATAATAAAATCACCGAGATTAAAGTTAAGGGTGAATCAGTAATTATTACTGAAGGAATTTTGACAATTAATAATTACAATTAA
- a CDS encoding PEP-CTERM sorting domain-containing protein, whose product MNNFLCLSLIPLGKKSFKTIASSSLALGMATVASLAGSTLLAPGAQALTLWDFKQAPIILGDKQFTYIFSDNIDDGATIDVSSSGQDYIFSLDLLGANRNVAAFKLDYDVQVLDPKYVIAEVDLDSTVNSFAPNEVLTTDFNATQLVSTNGSADIGGIVPRSAVVAVRNDYVSNGGTIFSFQNSFHQVEVPEPLTILGTGIALGFGGLFKSKSSKKQSAEA is encoded by the coding sequence ATGAACAATTTTCTTTGTCTTTCCCTAATTCCCCTAGGGAAAAAATCTTTTAAAACTATAGCTTCTAGCTCTCTTGCCTTGGGAATGGCAACGGTGGCTTCCTTAGCAGGTTCAACTCTTCTTGCTCCTGGTGCACAAGCACTTACATTGTGGGATTTTAAACAAGCTCCTATCATTTTGGGAGATAAACAGTTTACATACATTTTTAGCGATAACATAGATGATGGTGCTACCATAGATGTGTCATCTAGTGGACAAGACTATATATTTAGCTTAGATTTACTAGGTGCAAATCGCAATGTTGCGGCTTTTAAATTAGATTACGATGTACAGGTCTTAGATCCCAAATATGTAATCGCGGAAGTTGATCTCGATTCTACTGTAAACTCCTTTGCTCCTAATGAAGTGTTAACAACTGACTTTAATGCTACTCAGTTGGTAAGTACCAATGGATCTGCTGATATAGGTGGTATTGTTCCTCGCTCTGCTGTTGTTGCCGTTCGTAACGATTATGTTTCTAATGGAGGTACAATTTTCTCATTCCAGAACAGTTTCCATCAAGTGGAAGTACCTGAACCTTTAACCATTTTAGGTACTGGAATTGCTTTAGGTTTTGGTGGTTTATTCAAAAGTAAATCTTCTAAAAAACAATCAGCGGAGGCTTAA
- a CDS encoding sugar transferase yields the protein MFFSDTRLINQYPYDETFINSSNNSCSTVHISTFSNLKRFIDIIGSLVGLLITALIFIPVAIAIKLDSEGPILYSQTRCGLSGKTFRIWKFRSMYSDADQKKHLVENQAKGHIFKNEQDPRITKIGKFLRKTSLDEFPQFWNVLFNDMSLVGTRPPTQDEVNNYSKRHWLRLNVKPGITGEWQVRGRSLVDDFEEIVTLDLDYQKKWTVLYDLNLILETIKVVFHGKGAH from the coding sequence ATGTTTTTTTCAGACACTAGATTGATTAACCAATATCCTTATGATGAAACATTCATCAATTCTTCTAATAATTCTTGCTCAACAGTTCATATTTCTACCTTTAGCAATCTGAAAAGGTTTATTGATATTATCGGTTCGTTAGTTGGTTTATTGATTACGGCATTGATTTTTATTCCTGTGGCGATCGCCATAAAGTTAGACAGCGAAGGACCAATTTTGTATAGTCAAACTCGTTGCGGATTATCTGGAAAAACTTTTCGGATTTGGAAATTTCGCTCTATGTATTCTGATGCAGATCAAAAAAAACATTTAGTAGAAAATCAAGCAAAAGGTCATATTTTTAAAAATGAGCAAGATCCTCGTATTACAAAAATAGGTAAATTCTTAAGAAAAACCAGCTTAGATGAATTTCCTCAATTTTGGAATGTATTATTTAATGATATGAGCTTAGTTGGTACTCGTCCTCCTACTCAAGACGAAGTAAATAACTATAGTAAACGTCATTGGTTACGCTTAAACGTAAAACCTGGCATTACAGGAGAGTGGCAAGTAAGAGGAAGATCTTTAGTGGACGACTTTGAGGAAATTGTTACCTTAGATTTAGATTATCAAAAAAAATGGACTGTTTTATATGACTTAAATTTAATATTGGAAACGATAAAAGTCGTTTTTCACGGTAAAGGAGCCCATTAA
- a CDS encoding TetR/AcrR family transcriptional regulator: protein MTLNYHQQKTEAKTEKILQGALSEFLNHGYLGTTMDKIAQTAGVSKQTLYSHFGDKEKLFKALIYEVTTKKFQLVWSKPLQGKPEIVLKELADRIINEVNDPQYLDFVHIIVTSAKIYPELGELFLENVAKPAMNILTKYLDDCSDLSLTDSEAIAHIFVNSLIHHILTQETLQGKKVIPISVDRIVDQLIIMIK from the coding sequence ATGACTTTAAATTATCATCAGCAAAAAACGGAAGCAAAAACAGAAAAGATTTTGCAAGGTGCATTATCTGAATTTTTAAATCATGGTTATTTAGGTACAACTATGGATAAAATTGCCCAAACTGCTGGAGTTTCTAAACAAACTTTATATAGTCATTTTGGTGATAAAGAAAAATTATTTAAGGCATTAATTTATGAAGTGACTACAAAAAAATTCCAACTGGTTTGGTCAAAACCATTGCAGGGAAAACCAGAAATTGTATTAAAAGAATTAGCAGACAGAATTATTAATGAGGTTAATGATCCTCAATATTTAGATTTTGTTCATATTATCGTTACTTCTGCTAAAATTTATCCTGAATTAGGAGAGTTATTTTTAGAAAATGTTGCTAAACCAGCTATGAATATTTTAACTAAATATCTTGATGATTGTTCTGATTTAAGTTTAACTGATTCTGAAGCGATCGCACATATTTTTGTGAATAGTTTAATTCACCACATCCTCACCCAAGAAACATTACAAGGCAAAAAAGTTATCCCTATCAGTGTAGATAGAATTGTAGATCAATTAATAATTATGATTAAATAG
- a CDS encoding HlyD family efflux transporter periplasmic adaptor subunit, producing MIMIGIFIPLMIIFTRFYLFHQLEVKNTKQTSITQINPLKSVTALGRIEPLGDVINVIASPTMAGAKVKTLLVTQGDIVKKGDTIAITTDYDTKKAELETAQKEVEVAQANLAIIQAGAKEGTLEAQESTIERLKAELNGVIATNKARIARLNAQLSAEMSEKKAAIQRLKAEVNNAKSELQRYQELAKDGVISTSNLESRQLTFDTATQSYQESQASYQKTFTTLTQEIREAEALATQQVNTLTKQIAEAEAKLREIQEIRQVDVIQAKTQVDKAITVVKNKEIDLELTKIKAPSDGKILEIIAREGENIDNLKGVVEMANTTQMVAVAEVYESDVSKIKLGQEAKIKSDNDSFNQTLKGKIIEISPKIGKKDVLETDPAASVDARVIEVKIAINPEDNHIVNNLIYAQIIAEISL from the coding sequence ATGATCATGATCGGTATATTTATACCTTTAATGATTATATTCACCAGATTTTATCTCTTTCATCAACTAGAAGTCAAAAATACTAAGCAGACCTCAATTACTCAAATCAATCCCTTAAAATCAGTTACCGCTTTAGGTAGAATTGAACCCCTGGGAGATGTTATTAATGTAATCGCATCACCCACCATGGCGGGAGCAAAAGTGAAAACATTATTGGTTACACAAGGAGACATAGTTAAAAAAGGTGATACTATAGCCATCACGACGGATTATGATACAAAAAAAGCAGAGTTAGAAACTGCTCAAAAAGAAGTTGAAGTTGCCCAAGCTAATTTAGCTATTATACAAGCTGGTGCAAAAGAAGGAACTTTAGAAGCACAAGAATCTACTATTGAAAGATTGAAAGCAGAATTAAATGGAGTTATTGCCACAAATAAAGCCAGAATTGCTCGGTTAAATGCCCAATTATCAGCAGAAATGTCAGAAAAAAAAGCAGCTATTCAACGGTTAAAAGCAGAAGTAAATAATGCAAAATCAGAATTACAGCGTTATCAAGAATTGGCAAAAGATGGAGTAATTTCTACCTCAAATTTGGAATCGAGACAGTTGACTTTTGATACAGCAACTCAAAGTTATCAAGAATCTCAGGCAAGTTATCAAAAAACTTTTACTACTTTAACACAAGAAATCCGAGAGGCAGAAGCACTAGCCACTCAACAAGTAAATACCTTGACAAAACAAATTGCAGAAGCAGAAGCTAAATTAAGAGAAATTCAGGAAATTCGGCAAGTGGATGTGATACAAGCCAAAACACAAGTAGATAAAGCTATAACTGTTGTCAAAAATAAAGAAATTGACTTGGAATTAACAAAAATTAAAGCACCTAGTGATGGCAAAATTCTGGAAATTATCGCAAGGGAGGGAGAAAATATTGATAACCTCAAAGGAGTAGTAGAAATGGCTAATACGACTCAAATGGTAGCCGTAGCAGAAGTATATGAAAGTGATGTTAGTAAAATTAAGTTAGGACAAGAAGCTAAGATAAAAAGTGATAATGATAGTTTTAATCAAACTTTAAAGGGTAAAATCATTGAAATTAGCCCAAAAATAGGCAAAAAAGATGTATTAGAAACAGATCCTGCCGCTAGTGTTGATGCACGAGTGATAGAGGTAAAAATAGCTATTAATCCTGAAGATAATCACATTGTTAATAACTTAATTTACGCTCAAATCATTGCTGAAATTTCATTGTAA
- the mraY gene encoding phospho-N-acetylmuramoyl-pentapeptide-transferase, translating to MKSNSVSLNRLINPTGWTLLVFLGGILMIIAFGFLTINQILPLLLSTIACGALGYVVVPILQKIKASQIIQEDGPQSHLKKAGTPTMGGIFFIPTAVIIGLIMGDFTGNVIASALVTLSYGFIGWVDDWQILRKKTNLGLTPKQKLILQIGVAIIFCIWMYFSQPASITSIELPFNFILPLGFFFWFVATFVMVAQSNATNLTDGVDGLAGGTCAIAFLGLGILVGENYPDLLIFCLAISGGCLGFVIHNRNKASVFMGDTGSLALGASLAAVGILSQNLWALFIISLLFFVESLSVIAQVTYYKATKDAEGKGKRLLKMAPIHHHLELSGWSETQIVGVFYIINTILILLILS from the coding sequence ATGAAAAGCAATTCTGTATCTTTGAATCGTTTAATAAATCCTACTGGATGGACATTATTAGTTTTCCTTGGGGGAATTTTAATGATTATCGCTTTCGGTTTTTTAACGATTAATCAAATTTTACCTTTACTTTTATCAACTATTGCCTGTGGTGCTTTAGGGTATGTAGTCGTACCTATTTTACAAAAAATCAAAGCCTCCCAGATTATACAAGAAGATGGTCCTCAAAGTCATTTAAAAAAAGCAGGTACACCTACGATGGGGGGAATTTTCTTCATCCCAACGGCAGTTATTATCGGCTTAATTATGGGAGATTTTACAGGAAACGTGATAGCTTCAGCATTGGTAACTCTTAGTTATGGTTTTATCGGTTGGGTAGATGATTGGCAAATTTTACGGAAAAAAACCAATCTTGGTTTAACTCCCAAGCAAAAATTAATCCTACAAATCGGAGTTGCAATCATTTTCTGTATTTGGATGTATTTTTCTCAACCTGCTTCTATCACAAGTATCGAATTACCCTTTAATTTCATCTTACCTTTAGGCTTTTTTTTCTGGTTTGTGGCAACTTTTGTCATGGTAGCACAAAGCAATGCAACGAACTTAACGGATGGAGTTGATGGTTTAGCTGGAGGCACTTGTGCCATCGCATTTTTAGGATTAGGAATTTTAGTCGGAGAAAATTATCCTGATTTATTAATATTTTGTCTTGCTATTAGCGGAGGTTGCTTAGGATTTGTCATCCATAATCGCAATAAAGCATCAGTATTCATGGGCGATACAGGCTCATTAGCATTAGGTGCAAGTTTAGCGGCAGTAGGCATTTTAAGTCAAAATTTATGGGCGTTATTTATCATCAGTTTATTATTTTTCGTGGAATCTTTATCAGTAATAGCTCAAGTTACTTATTATAAAGCCACCAAAGATGCTGAAGGAAAAGGAAAAAGACTCTTAAAAATGGCACCCATTCACCACCATTTAGAATTAAGTGGTTGGTCAGAAACTCAAATTGTGGGAGTATTTTATATCATCAATACTATTTTGATTTTATTGATTCTCAGTTAA
- a CDS encoding glycosyltransferase family 39 protein: MSVKNILTNNYSLSDKLSNRRVILWLILIWSFGFIVDRIWFSLDNTIPAWDPSEYLNGVMVYKEALKTPHFFDASWWREFWLLSNKIPPLMYILTAPFFLILGASVDHGNLVLSLFSFILLISLFYLGVLFFNSKIALFACLLVQLIPALYYYRLEFLLDYPLTVMITFSFTIFSYWYFSKTKSSWWLAILSGISFGLGIMLKQTFVFFLFLPIVFAFISLFIYKKWHKLTQLITSFLIAIFIFFPWYRTNWLLIFTSGKRATVDSAILEGDPPLNTLQAWTFYGEVLPYLLSWHLLIIPVLCLIYLTIKYLTNKSAKLSKFSAFIQSNFYQNQVNVKNNNYSLTYLITIWLGVFLFGGYLLSSLNVNKDARYILPLLPIFALILSALIYSYKAIGSNLLKLFTVLFAIILMLLNLFPIGGNFLTEKFSSKMQNFPYMSQKWATPDIIPTAINIAPYLRSNIGVLPSTAEINQHNISFYGSIPAFKVFGRQVGVQEKFVFQDVNSLDWFLTKTGYQGSIPDAQKTTVELVENNGDFKVIKQWQLPDESELKLYHRLLPNNEVLPLNSSNNNLKLDEIIVPKKVKQGQSIPITYKWSGSWNNLNSAILVLNWQSLTSQEKWTHDHRLAMGNLHSDNVALKELNQDFQVIENTAMFAEENLPDGDYILQASYLNMDTGESYPIFTPNIQITLDKNADLISSNRQLDLVSQISKLAPNLSLGIDGLDPIFADIGRINQYDPTQDYLKVTEKAMQYRLQTEDNLGYLYTLLLSQVLQQKVDDAIATAQRLVEKDPENPFNHAYLTFLYLYDWRGQEGEKALQPALTLKPEMIEFQYLKGVSTLMQGNLVKTWYIYKQLSNS, encoded by the coding sequence ATGTCAGTCAAAAATATTTTAACAAATAATTATTCATTATCAGATAAATTATCTAATAGGAGAGTCATTTTATGGCTAATCTTAATCTGGAGTTTTGGTTTTATAGTTGATCGTATTTGGTTTAGTTTAGATAATACCATACCAGCATGGGATCCTTCGGAATATCTTAATGGAGTAATGGTATATAAAGAAGCACTAAAAACTCCTCATTTTTTTGATGCTTCATGGTGGCGAGAATTTTGGTTATTATCAAATAAAATACCTCCTTTAATGTATATTTTAACTGCACCTTTTTTTTTAATATTAGGTGCAAGTGTTGATCATGGTAACTTAGTTTTATCATTATTTAGCTTCATTTTATTAATTTCATTATTTTATTTAGGAGTTTTATTTTTTAACTCAAAAATTGCTTTATTTGCTTGTTTATTAGTACAATTAATTCCTGCTTTATATTATTATCGACTTGAATTTTTGTTAGATTATCCTCTAACCGTAATGATAACTTTTAGCTTCACTATTTTTAGTTATTGGTATTTTAGTAAAACTAAATCTTCATGGTGGTTGGCAATTTTATCAGGAATTTCTTTCGGTTTGGGAATAATGTTAAAACAAACCTTTGTTTTCTTCCTATTTTTACCGATTGTTTTTGCCTTTATATCTTTATTTATATATAAAAAATGGCACAAGTTAACACAATTAATTACTAGCTTTTTGATAGCAATTTTTATTTTTTTTCCTTGGTATCGTACTAATTGGCTTTTAATTTTTACATCCGGCAAAAGAGCAACTGTTGATTCGGCTATATTAGAAGGTGATCCACCTTTAAATACCTTACAAGCATGGACTTTTTATGGTGAAGTTTTACCTTATTTATTATCATGGCATTTATTGATTATTCCTGTTCTTTGTTTGATTTATTTAACTATTAAATATCTAACCAATAAATCAGCTAAATTAAGCAAATTTTCTGCTTTTATTCAATCTAATTTTTATCAAAATCAAGTAAATGTCAAAAATAACAACTATTCTTTAACTTATTTGATTACTATTTGGTTAGGAGTATTTTTATTTGGTGGTTACTTATTATCTTCATTAAACGTTAATAAAGATGCTCGTTATATTTTACCATTATTACCCATTTTTGCCTTAATTTTATCAGCATTAATTTATAGTTATAAAGCTATTGGCTCTAACTTATTAAAATTATTTACAGTCTTATTTGCTATTATTTTAATGCTATTAAATTTATTCCCCATTGGAGGTAATTTTTTAACGGAAAAATTTAGTTCAAAAATGCAAAATTTTCCATATATGTCTCAAAAATGGGCTACTCCAGATATTATTCCTACCGCTATTAATATCGCTCCTTACCTAAGATCTAATATCGGTGTTTTACCTTCCACTGCCGAAATAAATCAACATAATATCTCTTTTTATGGTTCAATTCCTGCTTTTAAAGTATTTGGAAGACAAGTAGGTGTTCAAGAAAAATTTGTTTTTCAAGATGTTAATTCATTAGATTGGTTTTTGACGAAAACAGGCTATCAAGGCTCGATACCTGATGCTCAAAAAACTACCGTAGAATTAGTTGAAAATAATGGAGATTTCAAAGTAATTAAACAATGGCAATTACCTGATGAAAGTGAATTAAAATTATACCATCGTCTCTTACCTAATAATGAAGTTTTACCTTTAAATAGTAGTAATAATAATCTTAAATTAGATGAAATAATTGTGCCGAAAAAAGTCAAACAAGGGCAATCTATTCCTATTACTTATAAATGGTCAGGGTCATGGAATAATTTAAATAGTGCCATTCTTGTTCTAAACTGGCAATCTTTGACAAGTCAAGAAAAATGGACACATGATCATCGTCTTGCTATGGGAAATTTACACTCTGATAATGTCGCTTTAAAAGAATTAAATCAAGATTTTCAAGTTATCGAAAATACGGCTATGTTTGCTGAAGAAAATTTACCTGATGGAGATTATATTTTACAAGCAAGTTATTTGAATATGGATACAGGAGAAAGTTATCCTATTTTTACTCCTAATATTCAAATTACTCTTGACAAAAATGCTGATTTAATATCCTCTAATAGACAGTTAGATTTAGTTTCTCAAATTAGCAAATTAGCCCCCAATTTATCTCTAGGAATTGATGGTTTAGATCCTATTTTTGCTGATATTGGCAGAATTAATCAATATGATCCTACTCAAGATTATCTCAAGGTAACTGAAAAAGCTATGCAATATCGATTACAAACTGAGGATAATTTAGGCTATTTATATACTTTACTTTTATCTCAAGTATTACAACAAAAAGTTGATGATGCGATCGCAACAGCTCAAAGATTAGTAGAAAAAGATCCTGAAAACCCTTTTAATCATGCTTATCTAACTTTTCTATACTTGTATGATTGGAGAGGACAAGAAGGAGAAAAAGCCTTACAACCAGCATTAACATTAAAACCAGAAATGATTGAGTTTCAATACTTAAAAGGTGTTAGTACTTTGATGCAAGGTAACTTAGTGAAAACATGGTATATTTACAAACAATTATCAAACAGTTAA